In Uranotaenia lowii strain MFRU-FL chromosome 2, ASM2978415v1, whole genome shotgun sequence, one genomic interval encodes:
- the LOC129744654 gene encoding uncharacterized protein LOC129744654: MWKSDGIWTFYRPFFKNQHNSNVFEKSGRSLKIRTNPEKSGHLAPLTETRVKEQENFKKKNFPPPNQTLFLPKFWISSESIWKCSITDHKIKVRTMSDDETFKATPAFSKRNRMLLAELPSLADPSEHHAGAGGCSGNSERHSVMEHIIHSRLKFLQTGTVWSVSAEQVRLSPRKAIKCS, translated from the exons atgtggAAAAGTGACGGTATCTG GACATTTTAcagaccatttttcaaaaatcagcacAACtcaaacgtttttgaaaaatcaggacggtctctcaaaatcaggacaaatcctgaaaaatcaggacacctggcacctctgaccgAAACGCGTGTCAAGGAACAAGAAAActtcaagaagaaaaattttccTCCTCCGAACCAGACgctttttcttccaaaattttggatttcttcCGAATCTATTTGGAAGTGCAGCATAACGGACCATAAAATCAAG GTACGAACAATGTCAGATGATGAAACATTCAAGGCAACTCCAGCATTTTCGAAGAGAAATAGAATGCTTCTAGCCGAACTACCATCCCTTGCCGATCCTTCCGAGCACCATGCGGGTGCCGGAGGTTGTTCCGGAAACTCTGAACGGCATTCCGTTATGGAGCACATCATACATTCCCGGCTCAAATTTCTTCAGACAGGAACGGTGTGGTCAGTTAGTGCTGAACAGGTTCGGCTTTCACCAAGAAAGGCAATAAAATGCTCATAA
- the LOC129744653 gene encoding uncharacterized protein LOC129744653 — protein sequence MENLLYPPVEFLRPDEDEGTSSETIFEEFSIVLHNIKLLEKIPTKRWLEVLQEKATGRQRQNHREADRMQNLSVQLAENDELDKAMIQITQALYRCPPDGILIKAILCQKGELLRRRERIQDAIRHLEHCLRIEGERFSFGTYLCLLRCYKAMGNTRKVQTTLSRCAVFFNRWKDEFQRYDSQLKNQPDAHMEEMKKEFDLHANCIPLEITSDRSFRKEPAVQDNYEEDIDLEPFLGYSTDSKLHGASKACSIEVEDFTPKLMANTFIPEGSTVLVERPLETHLEFTKVQCYTCHTVNPHLIPCFDCQGVFYCSYECQQQDEPYHRFECTGYHLLFFPLVSGNLELRMLIRTLQALDRLLTTKYSPAKTAPLRTANELYRFLFEGRESNVELFNALLLKPDYSSFRSDDFNSLMVKTEKLLSYVKFDGRVKSDYFSKVEAVNELQFDLFVGGLLLHFCTLTMTKVNRLFFEIQANEEFVGRIQDFNGVEELHEDDSLKKTVLESLERYERLHSSTGRGSLDSSHLREGVLEYLECLGKDGDKSRKVEKGTELDDYHQVWTRTNVKRLWQECLDSVRFEDASGSRDSEKNDEELEHLEDLVSRALRRFCDAYFEYFGDTPMCSKRKTFPNVLRTFHPTATKLKHSCGPNLFFAMVSNGLFVVRAQKDICEGEELTINHGLHYKEAPREERRNYLRKIYIDCDCIECGRIEDHWIRYQRVKCNDCLLKAEAPQRTCPQCLQSKETAWPTDVLITQLQALELNLSRNNIPHLMPLSSLSRSAVGLQTATASGKRKIEVLLFFEKIWQLVFVDGCNLPMYGNLKEQLSCFADEVIRDAIDEVYILLKRCKDFIDTLYPYMSVQVAHEYELVVRRTVKYMLPTKFLGVDVRQVYRTIDLSRAMIRHSFAILEGHFLYDDDLYHKLMVVEYQLRMFEDTIRITSAKDESELFLMMIESSEKPKKTNAKPKPFWKSSSQDSNNTGSSSNSNSNNANNNNNSSSKSANDAHVILDLQHLSDNTKKAFLEEVTLGKGKNGASKHKVNGTDTGATANTNGNQENGKGPLYIVNGNESSGKNSDDRPGLGSPKKRSESKRKEAVNGTVPKPCRTTKHHRKV from the exons ATGGAGAACCTACTCTATCCGCCGGTGGAGTTCCTCCGACCGGATGAGGATGAAGGAACCAGCAGCGAAACCATCTTCGAGGAATTTTCAATCGTGCTTCATAATATCAAACTTTTGGAAAAGATTCCCACGAAACGATGGTTGGAAGTGCTGCAGGAGAAAGCTACCGGAAGACAGCGACAGAATCATCGGGAAGCGGATCGAATGCAGAACTTATCGGTGCAATTGGCCGAAAATGACGAGCTGGATAAAGCGATGATTCAAATAACGCAGGCCCTGTATCGGTGCCCTCCGGATGGTATCCTTATCAAAGCTATTCTCTGCCAAAAGGGAGAACTCCTGAGACGAAGAGAAAGAATACAGGACGCTATCCGGCACCTGGAGCACTGTTTGCGTATCGAAGGTGAACGGTTTTCGTTCGGAACCTACCTTTGCCTGTTGCGTTGCTACAAGGCCATGGGTAACACCCGGAAGGTGCAGACAACGCTTTCCAGATGTGCCGTTTTCTTCAATCGATGGAAGGACGAATTTCAACGGTACGATTCGCAGCTGAAAAATCAACCTGATGCTCACATGGAGGAAATGAAAAAGGAATTTG atcttCACGCCAATTGCATTCCATTGGAGATCACCAGTGACAGGAGTTTTCGGAAAGAGCCGGCCGTGCAGGATAACTACGAGGAGGATATCGATTTGGAACCGTTTCTAGGTTACAGCACGGATAGCAAGCTTCACGGTGCTTCCAAGGCGTGCAGTATAGAAGT CGAGGACTTCACCCCCAAGTTGATGGCCAACACTTTCATCCCGGAGGGATCGACTGTCCTGGTAGAGCGGCCACTGGAAACGCATCTCGAATTCACCAAAGTACAATGCTACACCTGCCACACCGTCAACCCTCACCTTATACC CTGCTTCGACTGTCAGGGTGTGTTCTACTGTTCCTACGAGTGCCAGCAACAGGACGAACCGTACCACCGTTTCGAGTGCACCGGTTACCATCTGCTGTTCTTCCCTCTGGTCAGTGGTAATCTGGAGCTGCGAATGCTGATCCGAACGCTACAAGCGCTGGATCGGTTGCTGACCACGAAATATTCCCCGGCGAAAACGGCTCCTCTTCGAACGGCCAACGAACTGTATCGGTTTTTGTTTGAGGGTCGTGAGTCGAATGTGGAACTGTTCAACGCGTTGTTGCTCAAGCCGGACTATTCCAGCTTCAGGTCCGACGATTTTAACTCGCTCATGGTCAAGACTGAAAAATTGCTCAGCTACGTGAAGTTCGATGGGCGGGTGAAGTCTGACTATTTTTCCAAGGTGGAAGCGGTTAACGAACTGCAGTTCGATTTGTTTGTTGGGGGATTGTTGCTGCACTTTTGTACCCTTACCATGACCAAAGTGAATAGGCTGTTTTTCGAGATTCAAGCCAACGAAGAATTTGTGGGGCGTATTCAAGATTTTAACGGAGTAGAAGAGTTGCATGAAGATGATTCGCTGAAGAAGACTGTGTTGGAATCACTGGAACGATACGAGAGGTTGCATTCGTCAACGGGTCGTGGGTCTCTGGATTCCAGCCATCTTCGAGAGGGGGTGTTGGAATATTTAGAATGTTTAGGAAAGGATGGTGATAAAAGTAGGAAGGTTGAAAAAGGTACTGAACTAGACGATTACCATCAGGTGTGGACTCGAACAAACGTGAAACGGTTGTGGCAAGAATGTCTGGATAGTGTTCGATTTGAGGATGCAAGTGGGAGTCGCGATTCGGAAAAGAACGACGAAGAATTGGAACATTTGGAAGATTTGGTATCGAGGGCGCTGCGTAGGTTTTGTGATGCCTATTTCGAGTACTTCGGCGATACACCAATGTGCAGTAAACGGAAAACCTTTCCCAATGTGCTGCGGACGTTCCATCCAACGGCCACCAAGCTGAAACACTCCTGCGGGCCGAACTTATTTTTTGC cATGGTATCGAACGGATTATTTGTCGTCCGAGCCCAAAAGGACATCTGCGAGGGCGAGGAACTTACAATCAACCATGGCCTGCACTACAAGGAAGCTCCACGGGAAGAGCGTCGAAACTATCTACGTAAAATATACATCGACTGTGATTGCATCGAATGTGGTCGTATCGAAGACCATTGG ATCCGTTACCAGCGGGTCAAATGTAACGATTGTCTGCTCAAAGCCGAGGCGCCACAACGCACCTGTCCCCAGTGTTTGCAGAGCAAGGAAACGGCATGGCCGACCGATGTCCTCATTACGCAACTGCAAGCCTTGGAATTAAACCTATCGCGAAACAACATACCGCATCTGATGCCCCTATCGTCACTGTCCCGATCTGCGGTAGGTTTACAAACGGCCACCGCATCTGGCAAGCGGAAGATCGAAGTGCTGCTGTTCTTCGAAAAGATCTGGCAGCTGGTGTTCGTCGATGGGTGCAATCTACCGATGTACGGTAATCTCAAGGAGCAGCTGTCCTGTTTTGCCGATGAAG TGATTCGTGATGCGATTGACGAAGTGTACATTCTACTTAAACGTTGTAAGGACTTCATCGATACACTGTATCCTTACATGAGTGTCCAGGTTGCGCACGAGTACGAGTTGGTTGTTCGAAGAACAGTCAAATACATGCTTCCGACCAA ATTTCTTGGCGTTGACGTGCGGCAGGTCTATCGAACGATTGATCTGTCGAGGGCAATGATTCGGCATTCTTTCGCCATCCTGGAGGGTCATTTTCTGTATGATGACGATCTGTACCACAAGCTGATGGTGGTCGAGTATCAGTTGCGAATGTTCGAAGACACCATTCGGATAACGAGTGCGAAAGACGAAAGTGAACTGTTCCTTATGATGATCGAATCAAGCGAGAAGCCAAAGAAAACCAACGCGAAACCTAAGCCGTTCTGGAAGTCGTCCTCCCAGGACAGTAACAATACGGGAAGCAGTAGCAATAGCAATAGCAACAacgccaacaacaacaacaatagcaGTTCGAAATCAGCGAATGATGCTCACGTCATCCTAGATTTGCAGCACTTGAGTGATAATACCAAAAAAGCTTTCTTGGAAGAAGTAACTCTCGGAAAAGGTAAGAATGGGGCTAGTAAACACAAAGTTAATGGCACTGATACTGGTGCCACCGCCAATACCAATGGAAATCAGGAAAACGGGAAAGGGCCGCTCTATATTGTCAACGGTAACGAAAGCAGTGGGAAAAATTCTGACGATAGACCTGGATTAGGCAGTCCCAAAAAGCGTTCCGAAAGCAAACGCAAAGAAGCCGTTAACGGAACGGTTCCGAAACCTTGCCGCACAACAAAACATCACCGGAAAGTGTGA